GCGCCGGTGCGATGGATGCTGCGAATTACCGGGGCGCAGACGGACAAGGCGATTGGCATCCAGAAATTGCGCGTCACCGCCGAGAAGGGACACTACCTGCTCCCCTATGCGCGGCTGCTGCTGGCGGTGGCGGCGCTCCGAGACCACGACCAGGTTCGGGCACGGACCCTGCTGCAGAACCTTGCCGACAATTTCCCGCAGAATCGCCTCTATCGCAGCGAACTGGCAAAGCTGCAATAGCGTGTAACCGCAGCGAGGGACTAAGCGTCTCTTACTTAAGGTAAGCGGCAACTTTTGGTCAGAGCTCCCGTTTAAGTAATCAGGCAGCTCCACGAGGGTGTGGGTGTTTTCCGCGCAGTGACATGAGATGAGAATAGCCGGCGCCGGTAGCGCTTTTCCGCAACATGTCTACGATCAACAGGCGATTGTCTCCGCCCTCAAGGACTTTTGGGGGGAGCGGTTGCAGCGTCCCGAGTTGCTGGAGCGACTGCACGCGCGCTCCGGGGTGGAGCGGCGTCATCTGGTGTTGCCCACCGAAGCCTATGTCGGCGTGGATACCTGGGGAAAAGCGAATTCGCTGTGGATCGAGAAGGCGGAAGAGCTTGGAAACCAGGCCATCTGCCGTGCCATCACGCCGCTGGGAATCGCCCCGGCAGACATCCATGCGCTCTATGTCGCGTCGGTGACCGGCATTGCAAGTCCCTCACTCGATGCCAAGCTGATCAACCGGATGGGGCTGTCGCCGAACCTGAAGCGCGTACCGATCTTTGGTCTGGGATGCGTGGCGGGCGCGGCTGGAATTGCGCGTGCCGCTGATTACGTACGTGCCTTCCCCAGGCAGGTTGCGGTGGTGCTATGCGTGGAGTTGTGCTCGCTGACCTGGCGTCGCGACGACATCTCGGCAGCGAACCTGTTGTCGACCGGGCTTTTCGGCGACGGCGCCGCCGCGGTGGTGGTCGCCGGAGCCGACACACCATTCGCCGGACCGCAAATTATCGACACGCGATCGGTGTTCTACCCCGACACTGAGGAAGTGATGGGGTGGGACATTTCCGAGACCGGATTCAGGATCGTTCTCTCGCCCGACGTTCCGTTGGTCATAAAGCAGCACCTGCGGGAAGACGTCGATTCGTTCTTGTCCGAGCACGGCCTTGCTAGAAAAGATATCTCCAGCTGGATCATTCACACCGGCGGTCCGAAGGTGCTGGAGGCGGTACAGCAGACCTTAGAATTGCCGGAGGGCGCGCTGGATGCGTCGTGGGATTGCTTGCGGCGGGTGGGAAATTTGTCTTCTGCGTCCGTGTTATGCGTGCTCCAGGATTTTCTTGCACGACGTCGCGGCGCTCGCGGTGCCTACAGCGTGCTGGCGGCGATGGGTCCCGGATTCTGCTCCGAGGTGGTGCTGCTGAAGTGGTGAGGATCCCGGACGTCTCGCAGAAAACGGATGTATTTGTGGTCGGCGGAGGTCCTGCCGGACTGGCTTCCGCCATCGCCATGCGGCGCCAGGGATTGTCCGTCACGGTGGCCGACGTTTTTCATCCGCCAATCGACAAGGCCTGCGGTGAAGGCCTGATGCCGGACTCGCTCGCCGAATTGTGCGAGCTTGGGATTCAGCTCGATGGCATGGATACCGCCGAATTTTGCGGCGTTCGCTTCATCGGTGAGGCAGGCTCGGTGGAAGCCGAGTTCCCTCGCGGGAGCGGCATCGGAATCCGCCGCACGCTGCTGCACCAGGCGCTGGTGGATCGCGCACGTGATGCGGGCGTCACGATGCTGTGGGGCGCGCGCGTGTCCGCCGTGCGGGACGGGGCCGTGCTGGTGGACGGCCGAAGGATCGCGTCCCGTTGGATCGTCGGCGCGGATGGCGAGAATTCGCAGGTCCGCCGATGGGCGGGATTGACGGCGTCGCGCGAGTTCGACCGGCGCATCGGAATGCGGCAGCATTTCGCGCTCGAACCGTGGAGCAAGTACGTCGAGATCTACTGGGGCGAGCACAGCCAGGCGTACGTCACACCGGTAGCCGCGCGCGAGGTTTGCGTAGCGATGGTCGCGCGGCGGCCCAGCTTGTTTCAATCCGCACTGGAGGAATTCCCCCAACTGCGTGCTCGACTTGGAACGGCGCCCGCCGCCATCGACGCAAAAGGCGCGGTGACAGTCACACGCAAGCTGAAGTCGGTTGCGCGGGGCCGGTTTGCGCTGGTGGGAGAAGCATCGGGGTCCACCGATGCCATCACCGGCGAGGGGTTGGCGATGTCGTTCCGCCAGGCGCTCGCTTTGGCGCGCGCCGTTGCCGGCGAAGATATCTCCCGGTATCAGGCGGCCCATGACGACATCCGCAGATTGCCGCACCTCATGGGACGCAGCATGCTGCTGATGGATAAGA
This portion of the Terriglobales bacterium genome encodes:
- a CDS encoding 3-oxoacyl-[acyl-carrier-protein] synthase III C-terminal domain-containing protein; translation: MRIAGAGSAFPQHVYDQQAIVSALKDFWGERLQRPELLERLHARSGVERRHLVLPTEAYVGVDTWGKANSLWIEKAEELGNQAICRAITPLGIAPADIHALYVASVTGIASPSLDAKLINRMGLSPNLKRVPIFGLGCVAGAAGIARAADYVRAFPRQVAVVLCVELCSLTWRRDDISAANLLSTGLFGDGAAAVVVAGADTPFAGPQIIDTRSVFYPDTEEVMGWDISETGFRIVLSPDVPLVIKQHLREDVDSFLSEHGLARKDISSWIIHTGGPKVLEAVQQTLELPEGALDASWDCLRRVGNLSSASVLCVLQDFLARRRGARGAYSVLAAMGPGFCSEVVLLKW
- a CDS encoding NAD(P)/FAD-dependent oxidoreductase — its product is MVRIPDVSQKTDVFVVGGGPAGLASAIAMRRQGLSVTVADVFHPPIDKACGEGLMPDSLAELCELGIQLDGMDTAEFCGVRFIGEAGSVEAEFPRGSGIGIRRTLLHQALVDRARDAGVTMLWGARVSAVRDGAVLVDGRRIASRWIVGADGENSQVRRWAGLTASREFDRRIGMRQHFALEPWSKYVEIYWGEHSQAYVTPVAAREVCVAMVARRPSLFQSALEEFPQLRARLGTAPAAIDAKGAVTVTRKLKSVARGRFALVGEASGSTDAITGEGLAMSFRQALALARAVAGEDISRYQAAHDDIRRLPHLMGRSMLLMDKSAWIRRHALRALAAKPGLFQRMLAVNVGELPLLKFAIPGLLDLSWGMLTA